In Prosthecomicrobium sp. N25, one DNA window encodes the following:
- a CDS encoding SPOR domain-containing protein — protein MADRRDDPMMRLLATEETGSVAALAAWGFVAVLAVAAGFASWQYAPPTRASRPLDAIETTGAIPRPQPVRPGAQPPPAADPGAGLQRDLEQIRQEIADLRRLIGRTDQRSDLLARRVGQLEDQAAVLANGLADLAGGRTGTIDKRPAAAAPEPPRTDTQKPEPQPEAAPRIGPRTSLEPEPRADAMPAATANASPSTSSAAPATPPAPAAVPSAAAPVPVRTVAIDPGPPPSPPSQASPPAAQVAAPTPHAPEASPPAPPQAAPPRPAGAMAAHEQPVPSGPPAGPGPMAGPSVPAPPAGGGPSVSPAAAGQPAVQAAPAPADPGKARPAARPNQVPTISIGNKTQIAERPGPPTPLVPPAAPPTRIDYGVDLGGFRNLPSLRKAWSDLDGKAPRLTRSYAPLAQVKENDESLEVRLIAGPFPSSAEAAKYCKQAQSAGIPCAPAAYAGQPTGR, from the coding sequence GTGGCCGACCGACGTGACGATCCCATGATGCGCCTCCTCGCGACCGAGGAGACCGGCAGCGTCGCGGCGCTGGCGGCGTGGGGATTCGTGGCCGTTCTCGCCGTGGCAGCGGGCTTCGCGTCCTGGCAATACGCCCCGCCGACCCGGGCGTCGCGGCCGCTGGATGCGATCGAGACGACGGGGGCGATCCCGCGGCCCCAGCCGGTCCGTCCCGGCGCGCAGCCGCCGCCCGCCGCCGACCCCGGGGCCGGCCTGCAGCGCGACCTGGAACAGATCCGACAGGAGATTGCGGACCTCAGGCGCCTGATCGGGAGGACCGACCAGAGATCCGATCTCCTCGCCCGCCGCGTCGGGCAGCTCGAGGATCAGGCGGCCGTGCTCGCCAACGGCCTCGCCGACCTCGCCGGCGGGCGCACCGGAACGATCGACAAGCGACCTGCCGCTGCCGCCCCCGAGCCGCCAAGGACCGATACGCAGAAGCCCGAGCCTCAGCCGGAGGCCGCGCCGCGCATCGGCCCGCGCACCAGTCTGGAGCCGGAGCCGCGGGCCGACGCGATGCCGGCCGCGACGGCCAACGCCTCCCCGTCGACCTCCAGCGCGGCCCCGGCCACTCCACCCGCCCCTGCGGCCGTGCCGTCCGCGGCAGCGCCCGTCCCGGTCCGCACGGTGGCGATCGATCCGGGCCCGCCGCCCTCCCCGCCGTCGCAAGCCTCCCCGCCTGCCGCCCAGGTCGCAGCACCGACGCCGCATGCTCCGGAGGCGTCGCCGCCCGCCCCGCCGCAAGCCGCTCCGCCGCGTCCGGCCGGGGCCATGGCCGCTCACGAGCAGCCCGTTCCGTCGGGCCCCCCGGCAGGGCCGGGCCCGATGGCCGGGCCATCCGTTCCGGCTCCGCCCGCGGGCGGCGGGCCCTCCGTGTCGCCCGCTGCAGCGGGCCAACCGGCGGTCCAGGCCGCTCCGGCGCCGGCCGATCCCGGCAAGGCGCGTCCGGCGGCGCGGCCGAACCAGGTGCCGACCATCTCGATCGGCAACAAGACGCAGATCGCGGAGCGGCCGGGCCCGCCGACACCACTCGTGCCGCCGGCGGCCCCGCCGACTCGCATCGACTACGGCGTCGACCTCGGCGGCTTCCGCAACCTGCCATCCCTGCGCAAGGCCTGGTCGGACCTCGACGGGAAGGCGCCGCGGCTGACGCGCTCCTATGCACCGCTCGCCCAGGTCAAGGAGAACGACGAGAGCCTCGAGGTCCGGCTGATCGCGGGCCCGTTCCCGTCCTCGGCAGAGGCGGCGAAATACTGCAAGCAGGCCCAGTCGGCCGGCATCCCTTGTGCGCCGGCCGCCTATGCCGGCCAGCCGACCGGGCGCTAG
- the kdsA gene encoding 3-deoxy-8-phosphooctulonate synthase: MSPHETVVVGPVRFGNRLPLALIAGPCQMESRAHALEMASALKEIAGRIGIGLVYKTSYDKANRTSLNAQRGMGMAAALPVFAEIRETLGLPTLTDVHDAAQCAPVAEVVDILQIPAFLCRQTDLLVAAAQTGRVVNVKKGQFLAPWDMKNVAAKITGAGNPNVLLTERGASFGYNTLVSDMRALPIMAETGAPVIFDATHSVQQPGGQGTSSGGDRRMVPVLARAAVAVGVAGVFIETHQDPDRAPSDGPNMVHLKDMAGLLETLVAFDRLAKS, from the coding sequence ATGTCGCCCCATGAGACCGTCGTCGTCGGCCCCGTCCGCTTCGGCAACCGTCTTCCGCTCGCGCTCATCGCCGGACCCTGCCAGATGGAGAGCCGCGCCCACGCGCTGGAGATGGCGTCCGCCTTGAAGGAGATCGCCGGCCGGATCGGCATCGGCCTCGTCTACAAGACGTCCTACGACAAGGCCAACCGGACCAGCCTCAACGCCCAGCGCGGCATGGGCATGGCCGCGGCGCTGCCGGTCTTCGCCGAGATCAGGGAGACGCTGGGCCTGCCGACGCTCACCGACGTGCACGACGCCGCCCAGTGCGCGCCGGTCGCCGAGGTGGTCGACATCCTCCAGATCCCCGCCTTCCTGTGCCGCCAGACGGACCTGCTGGTCGCGGCGGCGCAGACCGGCCGGGTCGTGAACGTCAAGAAGGGCCAGTTCCTCGCCCCCTGGGACATGAAAAACGTCGCTGCGAAGATCACCGGCGCGGGCAATCCGAACGTGCTGCTGACCGAGCGCGGCGCGAGCTTCGGCTACAACACCCTCGTCTCGGACATGCGCGCCCTGCCGATCATGGCCGAGACCGGCGCCCCCGTGATCTTCGACGCCACCCACTCGGTGCAGCAGCCGGGCGGGCAGGGGACCTCGTCGGGGGGCGACCGCCGCATGGTGCCGGTGCTCGCCCGTGCCGCAGTCGCGGTCGGGGTGGCCGGTGTCTTCATTGAGACCCACCAGGACCCCGACCGGGCCCCCTCGGACGGCCCCAACATGGTCCATCTGAAGGACATGGCCGGCCTGCTCGAGACCCTGGTCGCCTTCGACCGCCTCGCCAAGAGCTGA